Below is a window of Ananas comosus cultivar F153 linkage group 9, ASM154086v1, whole genome shotgun sequence DNA.
CGTTGATATCTTATGGGATTCAATGTCggaacccctttttttttttgggatataTTTTTAATCTCGAATTCAATGAGATTCTCGATTCGTACTGGGTTTTCCCACTATTTTTGATTCCTTATTCTTGTATCTTATATCACGGGATAATGTGGAGCGTTCACATCATTTTGATCTATTGTCGTGCTATGGATAGGGCCCTAAATTTTGATGATGATGTTGATGATGGCGATTTCTTTTGATTCAGATGATTTCTTTTGATTTAGAAGCCATGGATAACCCTGCATTGTGTACTATAGGTTATCAGGTGATCGTGGTCGAGTAGAATGGATATTGATGAGGTGCTGTGTGGTGTCCGAGTTGTAAACCTTCCCGCAAAGAGTGCAATCTATGTATGGGGATACAACCATAGCGGGCAGACGGCAAGAAAGGGCAAGGAATGCCATCTGAGAATTCCCAAAAGCCTCTCTCCAAAGCTTTTTAAATGTGGACTGGAGAATCTGCGGTGGCTGGATATTGCTTGCGGTCGTGAGCACACCGCAGCTGTAGTCTCTGATGGGTCATTGTTCACGTGGGGTTAGTCCCATTCCTTGCGTAATCTGGTTGTATTTACATTCAACTGCTTATCATATGAATTTTAAGCTTACGAGTTAATAGAGAATTAAATATCATGGAATGATGGGATGTTCCAATAAATGTCATCATCTTTGACATCGAAGGATTAAAGGACCATTTTGATGCACCTGAACCTGATGGGCTTTGTAGCCATCTGATCAATATCTTTAATTCTTATATAGCAGATAGATGCTACTAGGTGTTTTTAGCTTAAGTCACTCTACAGCATTGACTTGAAAGATTGGGAATGACATTTGGAATGATTGGAAACTAAATACAGgaaagaaaatatgaaatagaTGTCTTAGATCATATCATAAAATGTCCTTTTTGTCTCCATGTGCTTGTTTATAATCTTGGTCACTAATTCCTTCTTAGGAAGGAGAGATTTATACTACAACAGGAACCTCTTCTTTTAAGTAATTGATTGTCAGGTTGGCGTATTATTATCTTTCATAGATTTTGGCACAGCTGACTGTATACTCATGCATTTCATTTCCAATGGGGAAGAGCAGGTTCAAATGATTATGGTCAATTAGGAGATGGAACTGAGGAGAGCACGAAGCAACCGAAAAAGGTTAAACTATTGCAAACTGAATTTGTGAAAGCTGTGTCGTGTGGAGCACACTGTACAGCTGCTATTGCAGAACCCCGAGAAAATGATGGCACATTATCTAGAAGTAGACTTTGGGTGTGGGGACAAAATCAGGTATGACTAATGCTTTGTGTTTACACAGTTGTGAATCACATTTTTTAAGTTCTTTATATCATCTGGTAACATAAAGTCAGTCATAAATAAGTCAATTCTGTTTCTCTCAGGGTTCGAATCTTCCACGCTTATTTTGGGGGGCCTTCACTCCAAACACAGTAAGTTATGTGCCTATGCATTTTATTGAATTGAGATTTAATTATCCTTGTTTTCGTATATTTTACTGCTGCATATGTTGGATCTTTGAGGTCAAATATTTACGTGCTATATGTGCTTGACTGTATTTGTCCTTTGCGTCTCAGGAGAGCTGTCTATTTGTCCTTCTACtactacacttttttttttattttttttgaatggtCAATCATTCCTTGTATGTCAAAACTCAAAAGTTGCTTGAATCAAGCGTGATTACTAATACTAATTAGATACAACTTGATTTGCCTTCTGTTATTTTTCCTGAAGGAGCATGTCACCTTAGCAAACTAATGCTTTCTTCTGTAGTTGAGCTGGTTAACTTGCTTCTATCTATTAGGACAGCATCCCTCGACCTTTCAGAAGGCGTTTGCTAGTTGCTAAGCATGTTTTTGGACCTGTATTTTGACGCCTAGTTTGGGCCCTTTGTTTTGTTTGCAGCTATTCTTTAATCCTTCATATTAAACTGCAGTTCACTCAAAAGTATGGCATCTTATCCACAAAAGCTGTAATTGTTTGTGTCCAACTTGCTGATATATGTTTATGGCTCAtcatttcatttatgcagttCAAGAAATTGCCATGCACCTTGTTAGCCTCGAATTGTTTATATTGGTTAACCAAATCATGTAAATCCCTTTTGAATCTTGTATAGTTCATGGtagatgtaaaatataaaattttctttcatataATGCTGCATTAAACTTGTTGTCTTGTTCCCTGTAGATTTAGAGGTGTTTGAAATAATAAGGTTCTTTTTCTTACAACCCTTCCCTTGTTCcccccaaaataaaaaaaaaaatcgagtgACGCATAGTTAATATCACTGTCTTTTTAACTTGCATCGTATAAAATGTTTACCTATGCTAGTCAAAAAAATGCATTAATGTATCTGTGTCATCCCCTTGCCTCTACTTCATTTGGCAGTTTGCAAATTCttgttgtattttcttttttgtgcaGGTTATTCGTCAGGTTTCTTGCGGAGCAGTTCATGTTGTAGCCCTATCTGAGGATGGCCTTCTTCAAGCATGGGGTAATAAAGAATATATAACTTCACTTTTGGTTGTCTTCTGTTTTCCATCAAGCATGTTTCCAAACCTTGTTTCTCATTAGGTGTTTTGATGATTTGTCATATGTTGGATGACTCTTTTTTGAAGTTGTATCTTTTAAGTTCAGAATTTGTCCCGAATGTCTTGTTTTTACGTTAGGACAACACAATGCATAAGCATGTACTTTGCTGCTgttctttttgtgtgtgtttgttttttttcttttgctttgctGTCGTGGTACTTGTAAAGCCAGATCTTTGGGGCAAACAACTGCCCATCCTTCTTAGCAGTTACTACCTCTTATTTACTTGGATGTGTGTCACTGTTCTGACAAACCAGGCTACAATGAGTATGGTCAGCTCGGCAGAGGCTTCACGTGTGAAGGACTACAGGGAGCTCGTCTATTGAGTGCTTATGCTAAGTTCCTAGATGAACCTCCTGAGCTTGTGAAGATCATACATGTGTCATGTGGGGAGTACCACACTGCTGCAATCTCAGAATATGGCGAGGTGTAAGTTATTTGAAAGGATGCTGATTTTTGAAGTTGACTCTTCTTTCAGAGATAACATAATGTGGTTTGCTCGCATGACACAAGTAGCACTAAGGCCTTCTAAGAAGCTCTTTTCAACATAGTTAGAATATGAGGTAGTGCATAAGCCAACAAAGTTTTTTTGTTAGATATCTACTTGCTTTCAATGAAGGATTTTGGTGCTGTGGCACGGGGATGTGTTGTGCCGTCACAAGAAATACCTACGCGCCTACGCATAATGgcatgaactttttttttttttctttattaatttttttgaactttattgagaaaagtACTTgctaattttaaagaaaaaagagttttgaCCTATGCAATTGGTCGGGACAGGGTCATATCGCGCCGATATCTTGTCGCCGGGTGCCAATGGACACTTAAAATCTTTGTTTTCAATTACCGCATCCTCAAACCAAATACTAtcaactactagttggttgaaTGTGTTTTCATTTTGGTTGTCTTTCATCATCCTTCATCATTTTATGCAACTAGTTTTGGTTGTTCTGCTGATTTGTATCAATAAGCTGCTTCAATTTATCTTTTTAGGTTAGTTCTCCTTGATAGCATAAGTCTAGGTGTCTGTTGCAAAATAAGCTATGTTCAGGTAACATCTGTACACTTCTACCTAAAGGATATCTCCGTGGGCTAGCAAATAAACATTTTGATATCTGTGATGTAATAATGTTTCTTCTAAATATATCTTTTATGAGTGCTGATTATTTCTCTATTGCGTATGTTGCCAGCTCAAAATCAAAACTCAAGAGGTATAGTAGTACAGTTGCATCTTTAATAGAAAATCAAAGAGGAGTGATTAATTATTATGTAATTGCTTCCAGACTGCATTATTTGATATCCACAAGATAGGAGTGGACGGAAGTGGCTAATAGAAGTAATAAGAGAAAAATGGAGACGTGCTACTAGATTACTTAAGAGCTAGCAAGGAAGATACTGTACTTCGCAATTCGTATTGCTTTTTATACCAGTCTCCTAATCTTTTCTTCATGTACCTGTGATATTGCACCTACTCATTATTTGTCTGATCTCATCAACAGTGCCTAAAGTGACTATGCTAGAATTACTATATCTGAAATGTTTCCTATTTCAGACTACAGATGCCAGGGCAGTTAATTAGATGATGTATAGATTTCAGTTGTCTAGTCTTTTCAAAAAGTTTCCGAAGTTGTTTATGTTCTTTTACATCTTAATTGTCCAGGGCATTTGGTAGTCTTGTCTTGATGGCGTTGTGTATCTCTTGATTCAGATTTGCAAGACTTTTAGTGCTTAAAATTTGATGTCTCTTTCTACGATTATTTCTTATGATCATATGTAACTTGCATCAAGTATATCATCCCCAAActgaaagtaaaagcaatagTGCTTTGTTTTCtcagggttttagggttttccACACAACTTCGAAGCTATCAAATTCTACCAGCATCAattgttgatatatatttttttttctcctcttgtgCCACTCTTGGTTGATATTCACATAATGCTGATACTTGTTGGTGAACATATGAAAACACCATTTGCTTCTTGGCACCTAtgttaattttgtatttgttatGACTTATTTctgtatcttttttttaattttcgagggtttttttcttttctttttttttgaggggcctcctTTAACTTTCGGATTTTACAGGTACACTTGGGGGCTAGGAAGTATGGGGCAGCTTGGACATTGCTCCCTTCAATATGGAGATAAAGAGCTACTTCCAAGACGAGTGGTTGCTCTTGACAGTATAGTCATCAAGGATGTTGCTTGTGGTGGTGTGCATACATGTGCTGCAACTGCAGAAGGTGCCCTCTATGCGTGGGGTGGTGGGCAAGCAGGGCAGTTGGGTCTGGGCCCCCAAAATGGCCTCTTCTCGTGCACACTTAATGGGTCTGAGATGCTGCTCCGTAATCTCCCAGCATTTATCATACCATCTGGGGTGCAACTTGTGACTTGTGGTCATTCTCACACCCTTGTCTCCATGAGGGATGGGAGGATATATGGATGGGGCTATAACAATTATGGCCAGGCAGCGAATGATAAATCTACTTACGCGTGGTACCCTTCTCCTGTTGATTGGtgggtttttttaaaaaaaaacttttctctCAAGCCTTTTCTTGCTTTAGCAATTTATTTGGATTGgtgatttcttttcttttatgcgGAAGGTGTGTGGGAGAGGTGAGAAGATTGGCAGCAGGTGGTGGTCATTCAGCTGTTTTAACAGATGCTTGCTCGTTGAAGGAATTGTGTGAGTTCAAGCTTGCTGAGAGTGTCAATCTGTCTAATGCTTTCCTAATTGAGGACGTTGCATCCCGGACAGGTGCAGATTCCTTGTCACGCCTGTGTGAAAGATTAAGGTATCATCTGCACCTACATTTTGGGACTATGCACTGACTGATTTGTTTTTATGAACAAGAGAATTACTAGTTTctgcttggtgcttttgaggCCGCTGCTTTATGTTAAATCCATGTGTTGTCTTTTCCAACTGACCCTACATTTCTTGTTTAAGTGATTGTAGGTTTTTTACTTCAGCAATTACTGTTggtccaaaattttttattgttattgcCTTGGGTCCAACCAAATTCTGCACGCAAATTGCACCTTTTCATCTATTTCCTAGTGAAAATATTGTAAGACGTCATTCAATAGCTGGAGTGACTCATTTGGAGCACTGACTTGGGAAACCAATCTTTTGCTTGGAAAGTTGTACTGATTCGTTATCGACTCTTGCAGGGAACATTTTCTTAATCAAATTGACTGTGACTGCGAAGAGAACGTGGACACTGACTAAATGTACTCTCTGCCACATTCATCATTCTATACAcggtatgatttatttttataagtacATTAGTTAGAAATATAGACTCATTTTTTTAAGTTGTATTTTCCAAGTAAGCTACGGACAATGAAACTGCATGTTGTCTCTTGTTAATTATCATGTGCATTTAGGAAAGAAAGGATAGAActgtctctgtctctctctctagcctGCAAACATAATATGGCGTAGCTAGTGGGATTCTTGTGACTGCTTGCACTGCTGATAACTTGCATTTTTATTAGTAAGGTATTGCAGTCATTTAATTTCTGTAAGACATGGAAAAATAGAGCTAAGCAGTTATTAGCATTTCAGTATGCCATCATACCATGTGCTTGCTGCCCCTGTTTTGGTTGAAAAGTGAACAAGTACCAACAACACTAGTGTGAAAGCTTTTagtatatatgtttttatcaGCGTTAAGGCATGTATTTAGAGCAGTTCGCTTTCTTTACAGCACAGTGAGGATGATGTTATGCATTTCATGATGCTTGTTAATAGCTGCTGTGTTTCAGCCTATGATTTTCGTATGTAATCACAGGTGAATCCTTACCTTTTGTTATGAGATTCACTCAGATTTCTTAGGTCTAGTATTTATTCTGTTAAGACTTGACATTGAGAAAAGAGCTTGGGCATACCCATGTGCGTTTGGGTGCGCGTGTGGGATGCGTGTGGGTGGGTACGTGTATGGGGTGGGTGTGCGGGATGCGTGTGGGTGCGTGCGTGTGGGGTGGGTGCGTGCATGTGTGTGGGTGTGTATGCACATGTGCGTGTGCCTGCACGGCATGCTGGGcatgtgtgtgtgggtgtgtgcgCATGTGTGGCATGCTGGGCATCTGTGTGGGGGTAGGGTGTgggcatgtgtgtgtgtgcgtgtgtggcaTGCTGGGCATCTGTGTGGGTGGGTGTAGGGTGTGGGGTGTGTGGGTAGACGCGTGTGGGTGAGGGTGCGTGCGTGCGGGGTGTGGCTTGGTGCGTGTGTGCGTGAGTCGGTGTATGGGTGTGGAGTGTGGGTGGGTGGGTGTGGGGCGTATGGGTTGGGACTGGGGGCTGCGTGTGGGTGGGTGGGGTGTGGGGTGTGGGGTGTGGGGGTGCGTGTGGGTAGGCGGGCGTCAGGTGTGTGGTGGACATGATGGGTGCATGGGTTGGTGGGTGTGGGTGTCTGTGTGAGCGCGCTTGTGTGTGCCCGCCCACAGCACGTGTGTGGGTGTGCTTGTCAGGTCAGCGTAGTGGGCGGTAGGGGTGGGTCTGGGTGTTTGTTGGGTATGCTTGTGGGTGCATCGGCGTGCGGGTGTGTATGTGTGAGGCTTCATGGCACGCAGACAGGCATATGCCAATGTATAAAGTTTTATTTGCAACAGTTTACAGAATATAGTGTGCAATAGATGCAGTAATAAGTTTTTGAGAGTGTGTGCGTGCACGCGcatattaaagttttatttgcAGCAGTTCACAGAATATTGTGTGCTTAATAGATGCAGAGATAAAGAGTGCTGAAGCATCGACAGTGATATACTTAAAAAGGAGCATGAGTTCGTCGTGTCTACCCCGCATGTGCAAATGAACATAGCGCAGACGAGAGAAATGAACGCACATTTTGTGCATCCACGCACGGGTGCATTTGTCTACACACGTGTATGGAGGGAAAACCCTAAACGCTTCTAAACGTGCGTATTGAACACATTTGCGAACACGTCCAGGTAATTgctcataaaaaaattaacatttgagcccaaaacaaacactattttgaagagattATCACCTGCACTGTGTATGTCAAATCAGCCGTTTATCCTCCGTGCATCATAAACTTAAGTGCTCTACCACCCTGTAAGTTGTCAGCCTTTTCTTAATTTAGAAAATCATGCGCTTCTGGATGATTGGTGATTGGAAGAACACCATGAGCATACACACCCGCACCCACACCCGCCCGTATGTATGCGAACACAAACAACTAAACTACGTGCACACAGATGGTCCCTACAAATTTGCGCacaccaaaatttaaaaaaaagccGCTCGCTCTGTGAGCGTGTGGACACACGAAACAAGGGAATACACAAGGGCACAAGGCTAAACAAAACATCAAAGGTGTGGGATCATGCCCTTCGAGCTGTCATAGCTGCTAACCCCTGCATTAATCGATAACAAGCCTGACCATGGGGAGACTTTTAGGTGGCGATTCCAATCATATTATGCTAGCAGATAGGTGTATCCACGACTGCCCGATGCATTTACATTTTGGTTGTACCCGCTAAGAGAGTAACAGCCAACATTTTCTATCTGGTTTAATATCTTAGCAACCTACAATCTCATCACTATCGT
It encodes the following:
- the LOC109715134 gene encoding RCC1 and BTB domain-containing protein 1, with product MDIDEVLCGVRVVNLPAKSAIYVWGYNHSGQTARKGKECHLRIPKSLSPKLFKCGLENLRWLDIACGREHTAAVVSDGSLFTWGSNDYGQLGDGTEESTKQPKKVKLLQTEFVKAVSCGAHCTAAIAEPRENDGTLSRSRLWVWGQNQGSNLPRLFWGAFTPNTVIRQVSCGAVHVVALSEDGLLQAWGYNEYGQLGRGFTCEGLQGARLLSAYAKFLDEPPELVKIIHVSCGEYHTAAISEYGEVYTWGLGSMGQLGHCSLQYGDKELLPRRVVALDSIVIKDVACGGVHTCAATAEGALYAWGGGQAGQLGLGPQNGLFSCTLNGSEMLLRNLPAFIIPSGVQLVTCGHSHTLVSMRDGRIYGWGYNNYGQAANDKSTYAWYPSPVDWCVGEVRRLAAGGGHSAVLTDACSLKELCEFKLAESVNLSNAFLIEDVASRTGADSLSRLCERLREHFLNQIDCDCEENVDTD